The following proteins are co-located in the Procambarus clarkii isolate CNS0578487 chromosome 16, FALCON_Pclarkii_2.0, whole genome shotgun sequence genome:
- the dtr gene encoding dynein axonemal assembly factor 1 homolog: MTKEAIKQLCKEHDLYTVPALNDVLYLHFKGYTEIENLEEYTGLRCLWLENNGIRHVSGLHHLQHLRSLHLHNNLLTSLSGLQGLQSLVTLNVSFNMISNIDHICGLPRLETLQAGHNRLSQLEAVARLASCPVLSCLDLSHNGIHHPDVVQVLGSMRGLRVVQLTGNPAVREVRAYRNTLVVTCANLTYLDDRPVFPVDRAAAEAWSEGGLEAERRTRREWAERDYQRQRDCVNDVLKLRERVLAARAARGPADTPSQTDMGIYVENTGTEKIYALTPAAKAWAQSRVQKLRARVQAENQAWNSDDIVVHDDTGITCSDSDVSQSQDLECQEEDDFPDDKAFNKLLENLSDETEFSGLKRIQEIEESNEDANVTGVREAIDSKGTETVNNLYSCQEVVSQSSSKDLKEVIDDEQINLPSAIKDSVEEPLVSEVLDKSKLLPENSSILSKSEASIEDNCSSCSSACAHKTEDDQLLFNSCHNFLKIHSSASEDGQSSSGLTRDNEELLGEIWDAVEVVERRPSLEVDSDAEGQAYLRQLVAHHNSHQHNDSDIEEMLENMEFETDDFESVYERHSLVGASRSQGTPDDSQSDDDDDVGETLNNGVTRNMNGVDNNNDTPPAGVPVFGERWMEEARRRIIEDEDWQEEVEASSNSSEQDESVDELNVETPDETSLVEEESSLADGDSHESLFEEESVSSISPIFEKDREVQRLLECNSPLVKSLSLSQIVKCDALEPTSELEDQNTSSSCSSLSPSSLSDSPAHESTGVVQIAAQNCSIRECKYTRPDTSRVSLSYNNSADSTFDLNTVSDQKTCSASDGSQPRETMKELQLAATDCTDDTCILQPRVGHPSSCSCGHQVTPRDAEVGSGETSRDMGEAQHVTRDNETREGMRHLARNEETRGRVGHVTRDATTLAGSSWAHTRHRESIFNTRDALRSSHEAFVRGHNIGKNLFVSWIFLDILIVSTVRSSVTTNQNTKICLQSSFLIQSKN; this comes from the exons ATGACGAAGGAGGCCATTAAGCAGCTGTGTAAGGAACACGACCTGTACACCGTCCCTGCCCTCAACGACGTCCTCTATCTCCACTTCAAAG GGTACACGGAGATAGAGAACCTGGAGGAGTACACTGGCCTCCGGTGCCTGTGGTTGGAGAACAACGGCATCCGACACGTCTCCGGgctccaccacctgcagcacctcCGCTCCCTCCACCTCCACAACAACCTCCTCACCTCCCTCAGTGGCCTCCAGGGTCTCCAGTCCCTCGTCACACTTAACGTCTCCTTCAACATGATCTCCAACATTGATCACATCT GTGGGCTGCCGCGGCTGGAGACGCTACAGGCAGGGCACAACCGTCTCTCACAGCTGGAGGCTGTGGCCCGTCTGGCCTCCTGTCCTGTGCTCTCCTGCCTCGACCTCTCCCACAACGGCATCCACCACCCCGACGTGGTCCAG GTGCTGGGGAGCATGCGGGGGCTGCGGGTGGTGCAGCTGACGGGGAACCCTGCGGTGCGGGAAGTGAGGGCCTACAGGAACACCTTGGTCGTCACCTGCGCCAACCTCACCTACCTGGACGACCGGCCGGTCTTCCCTGTGGACCGCGCCGCCGCTGAGGCCTG GAGCGAGGGCGGCCTGGAGGCTGAGAGGCGGACCAGGAGGGAGTGGGCCGAACGGGACTACCAACGCCAACGAGACTGTGTCAATG ACGTGTTGAAGCTTCGTGAGAGGGTGTTGGCTGCACGAGCGGCGAGGGGCCCAGCAGACACCCCCTCACAGACAGACATGGGCATCTATGTGGAGAACACCGGCACAGAAAAGATCTATGCTCTTACTCCTGCCGCTAAAGCCTGGGCCCAGAGCAGAGTGCAGAAgttgagggcgagagtgcaggctGAGAACCAGGCATGGAACAGCGATGATATTGTAGTCCATGACGACACTGGCATCACTTGTAGTGACTCTGACGTCTCTCAGAGCCAGGACCTGGAGTGCCAAGAAGAGGATGACTTCCCAGATGACAAGGCCTTCAACAAACTTCTCGAAAACTTGTCAGATGAAACAGAATTTAGTGGCTTGAAACGAATTCAGGAAATAGAGGAATCCAACGAGGATGCAAATGTTACTGGCGTGAGAGAGGCAATTGATTCTAAGGGAACTGAAACTGTAAATAACCTTTACTCCTGTCAAGAAGTTGTATCCCAAAGCAGTTCTAAAGATTTGAAAGAAGTGATTGATGATGAGCAGATCAATTTACCGTCGGCTATAAAAGACTCTGTGGAAGAGCCACTGGTGTCCGAAGTCTTAGACAAAAGTAAACTCCTTCCGGAGAACTCTTCCATATTATCGAAATCCGAGGCTAGTATTGAAGATAACTGCTCGAGCTGCTCCTCAGCTTGCGCACACAAGACGGAAGATGACCAACTGTTATTTAACAGCTGTCACAATTTCCTTAAGATCCACAGCTCAGCGTCGGAAGACGGGCAGTCAAGTAGTGGTCTAACTCGAGACAACGAGGAGCTGCTTGGAGAGATCTGGGACGCTGTTGAGGTTGTAGAAAGACGACCGTCGTTGGAGGTGGACTCTGACGCCGAGGGCCAAGCCTACCTGCGACAGCTCGTAGCTCACCacaactctcaccaacacaatgACTCAGACATCGAAGAAATGTTAGAAAATATGGAATTTGAAACAGACGATTTTGAATCAGTGTACGAGCGACATAGCCTGGTGGGGGCGAGCCGCTCACAGGGGACACCAGACGACAGCCAGTCAGATGACGACGATGACGTGGGCGAGACACTAAACAATGGAGTGACGAGGAACATGAATGGTGTCGATAATAACAATGACACTCCTCCCGCTGGAGTGCCAGTGTTCGGCGAGAGGTGGATGGAGGAGGCCAGACGAAGGATCATTGAGGATGAAGACTGGCAGGAGGAAGTAGAGGCCTCCAGCAACTCGTCCGAGCAGGACGAGAGCGTAGACGAACTCAACGTAGAAACTCCAGATGAAACCAGCCTGGTCGAGGAAGAGTCAAGTTTGGCTGATGGCGACAGTCACGAAAGCTTGTTTGAAGAGGAGAGTGTGAGCTCCATTTCTCCGATATTTGAGAAGGACAGAGAAGTTCAAAGACTTTTAGAATGTAATTCACCATTAGTGAAAAGTTTGTCGCTTAGTCAGATAGTGAAATGTGATGCTCTAGAACCCACTTCAGAACTTGAGGATCAAAACACAAGTTCTTCCTGTTCGAGCCTCAGTCCGTCCTCTTTGTCTGACTCCCCGGCCCACGAGAGTACAGGGGTGGTGCAGATTGCTGCTCAAAACTGTAGCATAAGGGAGTGTAAGTACACACGTCCCGACACAAGCAGAGTATCGCTTTCTTATAATAACTCTGCGGATTCAACATTTGATCTCAACACTGTGTCTGACCAGAAAACATGCTCCGCCAGCGACGGTTCTCAACCACGAGAAACCATGAAAGAGTTGCAGTTGGCTGCGACGGATTGTACAGATGACACATGTATCCTACAGCCACGTGTTGGCCACCCGTCCAGCTGCAGCTGTGGCCACCAGGTTACTCCACGAGATGCAGAGGTAGGAAGTGGAGAGACGAGCAGAGATATGGGTGAAGCACAACACGTGACGAGGGACAATGAGACGAGGGAAGGCATGAGACACTTGGCAAGGAACGAGGAGACGAGGGGACGTGTTGGGCACGTGACGAGGGACGCAACGACCCTGGCAGGAAGCTCCTGGGCCCATACCAGGCATCGGGAGTCCATCTTCAACACTCGTGACGCCCTCAGGAGCTCCCACGAAGCCTTCGTCAGGGGACACAACATCGGTAAGAACCTCTTCGTCAGTTGGATATTCCTAGACATCCTTATAGTTTCTACTGTTCGTTCGTCAGTGACGACGAATCAGAATACAAAGATCTGTTTACAATCTTCATTTCTTATTCAGAGTAAAAATTAA
- the LOC123760212 gene encoding cilia- and flagella-associated protein 52-like, giving the protein MRVRKIKDLQLLSAIGFTGKVVGGLHLQQDRGLVYPVGVGVGVWDRVGGRHALLHAHTRPVTALAVSSSGQIIVSAQDSDPGCQKIEHEAMDTNLRNSYLGETWVNTGSGETWVNTGLGESWVNTGLGETWVNTGLEETWARVVVWQYEARREYGSHSLHREEVAAVAVTAGEEYVASLGGVLDGYLVIWHLPTRRPLCSVVAAEAGLGTATHLCTAPRTPTLMVVGGTRTLRAWSLNSHTNRLTPTPISLGLLERNYTCLQVEAREELLYAGTTSGDVVKVRLNMSAGEEPLTTRVHNRAPEPLTIARSL; this is encoded by the exons ATGAGAGTCAGGAAGATCAAAGACCTCCAGTTGCTCTCTGCTATAGGGTTTACAG GTAAAGTGGTGGGCGGCCTGCACCTCCAGCAGGACCGTGGGTTGGTGTACccggtgggcgtgggcgtgggcgtgtggGACCGTGTGGGTGGCCGCCACGCACTCCTCCACGCCCACACCCGCCCAGTCACCGCCCTCGCTGTCTCCAGCTCCGGCCAGATCATCGTCTCCGCCCAGGATAGCGACCCGGGCTGCCAG AAAATAGAGCACGAAGCAATGGATACAAATTTAAGAAATTCATATTTGGGAGAgacgtgggtaaatactggttcaggagagacctgggtaaatacaggtttagGAGagtcctgggtaaatacaggtttaggagagacctgggtaaatactggtttagaagagacctgg GcgcgggtggtggtgtggcagtacgAGGCCCGGCGGGAGTACGGCAGCCACAGCCTCCACCGGGAGGAGGTCGCCGCCGTGGCCGTCACCGCCGGGGAGGAGTACGTGGCCAGCCTGGGCGGCGTCCTCGACGGCTACCTGGTCATCTGGCACCTCCCCACACGCAGGCCACTTTGTA gtgtggtggcggcggaggcgggtCTGGGCACCGCCACCCACCTCTGCACCGCCCCCCGCACGCCCACGCTCATGGTGGTGGGCGGCACGCGCACGCTGCGGGCGTGGTCACTCAACTCCCACACCAACAGGCTCACACCCACGCCCATCTCCCTCGGTCTTCTGGAGAGGAATTACACCTGTTTGCAG GTGGAGGCGAGGGAGGAGCTGCTGTACGCTGGCACCACCTCGGGGGACGTGGTCAAGGTCCGCCTCAACATGTCTGCTGGTGAAG AACCATTAACAACGCGGGTTCACAACAGGGCGCCAGAGCCTCTCACCATTGCTAGATCACTATGA